The following are encoded in a window of Megalopta genalis isolate 19385.01 chromosome 6, iyMegGena1_principal, whole genome shotgun sequence genomic DNA:
- the mRpL52 gene encoding mitochondrial ribosomal protein L52, translating into MTTTMKIMSLLHVGRNTNFASITNGFHLSSAQYLDQRRREKKGLPVNPNVYGPLITLPDFSYRDNRPSPYGSNQLKRILKHQNYMKRVEKLVDEVDYAVERHSKLLKEKEERKQEILNRKLKPKGQLLLTDN; encoded by the exons aTGACGACAACAATGAAAATAATGTCACTGTTGCACGTTGGTCGCAATACAA ATTTCGCTTCCATCACCAATGGTTTTCACTTATCTTCGGCACAATATTTGGACCAGCGCCGGAGAGAAAA GAAAGGTTTACCTGTTAATCCAAATGTGTACGGTCCTCTGATTACTCTGCCGGATTTTTCTTATAGAGATAATAGACCTAGTCCTTACGGATCTAACCAGTTGAAGCGTATATTAAAACATCAAAACTACATG AAACGGGTTGAAAAGTTGGTTGATGAAGTTGATTACGCAGTTGAAAGGCACAGTAAATTGttaaaagaaaaggaagaaagaaaacaGGAGATACTGAATAGGAAATTGAAACCAAAAGGGCAACTACTTTTAACAGATAATTAA